Proteins from a single region of Thunnus albacares chromosome 14, fThuAlb1.1, whole genome shotgun sequence:
- the LOC122997616 gene encoding indoleamine 2,3-dioxygenase 2-like — translation METNSRETLQADSNAFDLSEELGFLLKEPLTNLPDYYRVWLDLANNLTYLIESRKLRDMVHKMPVLSPDLLTNHRELRLAHLALGFISMGYVWQEGQHAPAQILPKALAWPYWLVSRRLGLPPILTYADSVLANWKLKDPTGDMEIGNMELIFSFPGGESCKGFFIVSLLVEMAASSGIMGALEVMHAMKISDLIGVQKGLGKVTQSLKKMKETLKLMHNHVDPTAFHGTLRIFVSGWRDNPMLPKGLLYEGVSNEPILLSGGSAAQSSAIQCFDALLCIQHEDETGAFLTRMRDYMPPAHRQLIETLFVCPSLRDFILSCSSSDICQAYNSCVSALVDLRNYHLNIVTKYIIVPGNHARAMGCPLRGVGNMLNTTGTGGSSLMVFLKSVRNTTQKALITETIFIERN, via the exons ATGGAGACcaacagcagagaaacactACAGGCAGACTCCAATGCATTTGATTTATCTGAGGAGCTTGGATTCCTCCTTAAAGAGCCACTG ACGAACCTTCCAGACTATTATCGAGTGTGGCTGGACCTGGCGAATAATCTCACATATCTGATAGAGTCCCGTAAACTACGGGACATGGTTCACAAG ATGCCTGTCTTGAGTCCAGATCTCTTGACTAACCATAGGGAGCTCAGGCTGGCTCACCTAGCGCTGGGATTCATCAGCATGGGATACGTGTGGCAGGAAGGACAACATGCACCTGCTCAG ATTCTCCCAAAAGCTCTGGCCTGGCCTTATTGGCTGGTATCTCGCAGACTGGGCCTTCCACCCATCCTGACTTATGCAGACTCAGTTTTAGCCAACTGGAAGTTGAAGGATCCCACAGG GGATATGGAAATTGG GAACATGGAATTGATCTTTTCCTTCCCTGGTGGTGAGAGTTGTAAAGGATTTTTCATTGTGTCATTGTTGGTGGAGATGGCTGCTAGTTCCGGCATTATG GGGGCTCTGGAAGTGATGCATGCTATGAAAATCTCTGACCTCATTGGCGTACAGAAAGGTCTGGGCAAAGTAACTCAGTCTCTGAAGAAGATGAAGGAAACTTTAAAACTCATGCACA ATCATGTGGACCCAACTGCGTTTCATGGAACATTGAGAATTTTTGTCTCAGG GTGGCGAGACAACCCCATGCTTCCAAAGGGGCTGTTGTATGAAGGTGTGAGCAATGAGCCAATTTTGTTATCAGGCGGAAGTGCAGCCCAGAGTTCAGCCATTCAGTGCTTTGATGCTTTGCTGTGCATTCAGCATGAGGATGAGACAG GAGCCTTCCTGACACGCATGAGGGATTACATGCCTCCTGCCCACCGTCAGCTGATAGAAACTCTTTTTGTCTGTCCATCTCTGCGAGACTTCATCCTGTCCTGCTCCAGCTCTGATATCTGCCAGGCTTACAACTCCTGTGTCTCAGCTCTGGTGGATTTACGGAACTACCACCTCAATATCGTGACCAAGTACATCATTGTGCCTGGTAACCATGCACGCGCCATGGGTTGCCCGCTCAGAGGTGTGGGCAACATGCTTAACACCACAGGCACCGGAGGATCCAGCCTCATGGTCTTCCTCAAGAGCGTTCGCAATACCACACAAAAAGCACTGATCACAGAAACCATCTTTATCGAGAGAAACTGA